Proteins from a genomic interval of Periophthalmus magnuspinnatus isolate fPerMag1 chromosome 11, fPerMag1.2.pri, whole genome shotgun sequence:
- the LOC129456655 gene encoding gastrula zinc finger protein XlCGF57.1-like, which produces MRIHTGEKPFECDQCGKKFTWSVALKRHMRIHTGERPFECGQCGKKFKLSGALKVHMTIHTDERPFECGQCGKTFKESVVLKQHMRIHTGEKPFECDQCGKDFTHSESLRLHVRIHTGEGLYSCDQCGKEFTRPHSLKEHMRIHTGERPFECDLCGKTFKQSSAHKQHMWIHTGVKPFKCDQCNKTFKQSRSLKVHMKIHTGEKSFECDQCGNTFTHSGSLKKHMRIHTGERPFECDQCGKTFTQSFALAVHMRIHTGEKPFQCDQCGKKFTQSSNLKEHMRIHTGERPFECDQCGKKFTMLQTLKLHMITHTDERPFECDQCGKTFTRSGSLKKHMRIHTGERPFECDQCGKTFTRSGSLKKHMRIHTGERPFECDQCGKTFKLSGALKQHMRIHTGEKPFECDQCGNTFKSSSHLHRHRRIHSGEKSYTCVQCGKVFSDSSSLNKHMRVHTWHRLYECDQCEKTFTTSQQLSSHYRTHTGDKPYDSDEGEGFKTYEEPSETSPNLPDGHTNGDRAAEAGSCEPKVRLKKLQIRLQRLQTVELNSV; this is translated from the coding sequence atgagaatccacactgGAGAGAagccatttgaatgtgaccagtgtgggaagaaaTTTACATGGTCTGTTGCACTCAAACGACATATGAgaattcacacaggagagaggccaTTTGAGTGTGGCCAGTGTGGGAAGAAATTTAAACTGTCTGGTGCACTCAAAGTACACATGACAATCCACACAGATGAGAGGCCATTTGAGTGTGGCCAGTGTGGGAAGACATTTAAAGAGTCTGTTGTACTTAAACAACATATGAgaattcacacaggagagaagccatttgaatgtgaccagtgtgggaaggacTTTACTCATTCTGAGTCACTCAGACTGCATgtgagaatccacacaggagaaggcctatacagctgtgaccagtgtgggaaggaatttACTCGTCCTCATTCACTCAAAGAACATATGAgaattcacacaggagagaggccatttgaatgtgaccTGTGTGGGAAGACATTTAAACAGTCTAGTGCACATAAACAGCACATGTGGATCCACACAGGAGTGAAGCCATTTAAATGTGACCAGTGTAATAAGACATTTAAGCAGTCTCGTTCACTCAAAGTACACATGAaaatccacacaggagagaagtcatttgaatgtgaccagtgtgggaatacatttacacattctgGTTCACTCAAAAAGCATATgcgaatccacacaggagagaggccatttgaatgtgaccagtgtgggaagacaTTTACACAGTCTTTTGCACTTGCagtacatatgagaatccacactgGAGAGAAGCCATTtcaatgtgaccagtgtgggaagaaaTTTACACAGTCCAGTAATCTTAAAgaacatatgagaatccacacgggagagaggccatttgaatgtgaccagtgtgggaagaaaTTTACAATGCTTCAAACACTCAAATTACATATGATTACCCACACAGATGAGAggccatttgaatgtgaccagtgtgggaagacaTTTACACGGTCTGGTTCACTCAAAAAGCATATgcgaatccacacaggagagaggccatttgaatgtgaccagtgtgggaagactTTTACACGGTCTGGTTCACTCAAAAAGCATATgcgaatccacacaggagagaggccatttgaatgtgaccagtgtgggaagacaTTTAAACTGTCTGGTGCACTTAAACAGCACATGAGgatccacacaggagagaagccatttgaatgtgaccagtgtgggaacaCATTTAAAAGCTCTAGTCACCTTCATCGACATAGAAGAATCCACAGTGGGGAAAAATCATACACATGTGTCCAATGTGGGAAAGTGTTTTCTGATTCATCCAGTCTGAATAAACACATGAGAGTTCACACCTGGCACAGACTATACGAGTGTGACCAGTGTGAAAAGACTTTCACAACATCACAGCAGCTCTCCAGTCACTACCGAAcgcacacaggagacaaaccatATGACTCTGACGAGGGGGAAGGCTTTAAGACCTATGAGGAACCATCTgaaacatctccaaatcttCCAGACGGACACACTAATGGAGACAGAGCTGCTGAGGCTGGATCATGTGAGCCTAAAGTCAGACTCAAAAAGCTCCAGATCAGACTTCAGAGACTCCAGACTGTGGAGCTCAACTCTGTGTAG